The Burkholderia mayonis DNA window TGAGGCTCCAGTGCAGCGGACCATCCTGATGCGCTTCGATCGTTCTCATCCCATAGCAGCAGACCTGCTGGCGATGCAGCCACGCACGACAACGGCTCCATTGCCATTGAAGGTAGTTGTGCGTATCACGCGGCGTTGCACCGTCTCATCGCTTCTCATGAACAGTGCTAAAGTGCTCTTGTTATATATTTTTGTGACACAGTAATACCAGAGGATGCACATGCAATCACGTTTCGAAGGTATCTGGCTTCCGCTCATCACGCCGTTCCACGATGGCGAGATCGACCATCCGGCGCTCGCGCGCCTGGCGCGTCACTACGCGGCCGAGAGGATTGCGGGCTTCGTCGCCGGCGCGACGACGGGCGAAGGCGCGCTCCTGCACGCGGGCGAACAGGAAGCAATTTTCGCGACGCTGCGCGACGCCGCGCCGAATCTTCCGATCGTGCTCGGCTTGACGGCGAGCGCAACGCACGCGGCCGCCGAGCGCGCGCGGGAACTCGCGTCGCTGCGCCCGGACGGGCTGCTCGCGACGCCGCCCGTCTACATGAGGCCGACGCAAGCCGGCGTGCAGCGGCACATCGAAGCGATCGTCGAAGCGGCGGATCTGCCCGTACTCGTCTACAACATTCCATATCGGACCGGCGTAAACGTCGAGCTCGACACGCTGCAGGCGCTCTCGCGCGATGCGCGCGTCGTCGGCGTGAAGGAATGCGGCGGGACCCTCGAGCGCATGCTGCGTCTCGTGCACGAAACGCCGCTTCGCATCTTCTCCGGCGACGACAACCAGAATTTCGCGGCGCTTTGCGCGGGCGCGCACGGCGTGATCGCGAGCGCCGCGCACGTGCTGCCCGCGTGGCACGTGCGCATCCATGCGCTCCTGCGCGAAGGCAGGCTCGACGACGCGCGACGGGTCGCCGTCGCGCTGCAGCCGCTCGTCGCCGATCTGTTCGCGGAACCGAATCCTGCGCCCGTGAAAGCGCTACTCGCCGCGCAGGGCTGGTGCGACAACGCGCTGCGGCTGCCGTTCCTGCCGGTGAGCGACGCGCTCGCGGCGCGGCTGGTCAGGCATTGGGAAGCGCTGCGGCGGAGCGAGACGGCCGAAGTCTGAGCGCGCGGACATCCGTCGATCGCCGGCGGATTCGTCATGCGGCGACGGCTCGAGTCCACCGATTCGAGCGCCGCCTCATCGCGCGATGCGCCGATTTGCCGATTTGCCGATTTGCCGATTTGCAGCCCCGCAAACGCGGCAGTTGGCCTCCGCTGGCGCTCGCCCCGGAAAGCCCGGCCGGCACCGCCGACCGGCATACGGCCTATTCGTCGACGCCGCGTCGATTCGCGCCGATGAATCCGGCGACGCGCTCGGCCACCCAACG harbors:
- the dapA gene encoding 4-hydroxy-tetrahydrodipicolinate synthase codes for the protein MQSRFEGIWLPLITPFHDGEIDHPALARLARHYAAERIAGFVAGATTGEGALLHAGEQEAIFATLRDAAPNLPIVLGLTASATHAAAERARELASLRPDGLLATPPVYMRPTQAGVQRHIEAIVEAADLPVLVYNIPYRTGVNVELDTLQALSRDARVVGVKECGGTLERMLRLVHETPLRIFSGDDNQNFAALCAGAHGVIASAAHVLPAWHVRIHALLREGRLDDARRVAVALQPLVADLFAEPNPAPVKALLAAQGWCDNALRLPFLPVSDALAARLVRHWEALRRSETAEV